One genomic region from Xenopus laevis strain J_2021 chromosome 2L, Xenopus_laevis_v10.1, whole genome shotgun sequence encodes:
- the kcna2.L gene encoding potassium voltage-gated channel subfamily A member 2 (The RefSeq protein has 1 substitution compared to this genomic sequence) codes for MTVATGDLTDEASALPGHPQDSYDPEPDHECCERVVINISGLRFETQLKTLSQFPETLLGDPKKRMRYFDPLRNEYFFDRNRPSFDAILYFYQSGGRLRRPVNVPLDIFSEEIRFYELGEEAMEIFREDEGFIKEEERPLPDNEFQKQVWLLFEYPESSGPARIIAIISVTVILISIVSFCLETLPVFRDENEDMHGSGGNYYSYPNSTVRFQKSNTFTDPFFIVETLCIIWFSFEFLVRFLACPSKAVFFTNLMNIIDIVAIIPYFITLGTELAEKTEDGQQGQQAMSLAILRVIRLVRVFRIFKLSRHSKGLQILGQTLKASMRELGLLIFFLFIGVILFSSAVFFAEADERDSQFPSIPDAFWWAVVSMTTVGYGDMVPTTIGGKIVGSLCAIAGVLTIALPVPVIVSNFNYFYHRETEGGEQAQYLQVTSCPKIPSSPDLQKSRSASTLSKSDYMEIQEGVNHSNEDFREKNLKTANCTLGNTNYVNITKMLTDV; via the coding sequence ATGACCGTTGCAACCGGAGATCTGACAGATGAAGCGTCGGCTTTGCCAGGTCACCCACAGGACAGTTATGACCCTGAACCAGATCATGAGTGTTGCGAAAGAGTGGTTATTAATATTTCAGGACTGCGGTTTGAAACGCAGCTGAAAACCTTGTCTCAGTTCCCTGAAACTTTACTCGGGGATCCTAAAAAAAGGATGAGATACTTTGATCCCTTGAGGAATGAGTATTTTTTTGACAGAAACAGGCCAAGTTTTGATGCTATCTTATACTTTTACCAGTCTGGTGGCAGATTAAGGAGACCTGTAAATGTGCCCTTGGATATATTTTCAGAAGAAATCCGGTTCTATGAACTTGGTGAAGAAGCCATGGAAATCTTCCGGGAAGATGAaggatttattaaagaagaagAACGCCCTTTGCCAGACAATGAATTTCAAAAACAAGTGTGGCTCTTGTTTGAGTATCCTGAGAGCTCGGGACCAGCCAGGATTATAGCTATCATATCAGTTACGGTTATATTAATATCAATTGTCAGCTTTTGCCTTGAAACTTTACCAGTTTTCAGAGATGAAAATGAAGACATGCACGGAAGTGGAGGAAATTACTACTCATACCCCAATAGCACAGTGCgatttcaaaaatcaaatactTTTACAGATCCTTTCTTCATTGTGGAGACTCTGTGCATCATCTGGTTTTCTTTTGAGTTTCTGGTTCGTTTCCTCGCCTGCCCAAGTAAAGCTGTCTTTTTTACCAACCTCATGAACATCATTGATATAGTTGCAATCATCCCTTACTTTATTACATTAGGCACGGAGCTGGCAGAAAAAACTGAAGATGGGCAACAGGGCCAGCAAGCAATGTCTTTAGCAATTCTTAGAGTTATCAGACTGGTTAGAGTATTTAGGATCTTTAAGCTCTCTAGACATTCAAAGGGTCTACAAATCTTGGGGCAGACTCTGAAAGCCAGCATGAGGGAATTGGGACTCctaatattttttctctttattggcGTTATACTCTTTTCTAGTGCAGTGTTTTTTGCTGAAGCTGATGAGAGAGATTCTCAGTTTCCCAGCATCCCAGATGCCTTCTGGTGGGCTGTAGTTTCCATGACAACAGTAGGCTATGGAGACATGGTCCCTACAACAATAGGTGGCAAAATAGTAGGCTCTCTGTGTGCAATTGCAGGCGTATTAACCATTGCCTTACCTGTCCCTGTTATAGTATCCAACTTCAATTACTTCTATCATAGAGAGACAGAGGGGGAGGAGCAAGCACAATATCTGCAAGTAACCAGCTGTCCAAAGATCCCTTCATCCCCTGACCTTCAAAAGAGCAGAAGTGCCTCCACTCTGAGTAAATCGGACTACATGGAAATTCAGGAAGGGGTAAATCATAGCAATGAAGATTTTAGAGAGAAGAACTTAAAAACTGCAAATTGCACATTAGGAAACACAAATTATGTTAATATAACCAAAATGCTAACTGATGTTTAA
- the kcna2.L gene encoding potassium voltage-gated channel subfamily A member 2 isoform X1, which yields MTVATGDLTDEASALPGHPQDSYDPEPDHECCERVVINISGLRFETQLKTLSQFPETLLGDPKKRMRYFDPLRNEYFFDRNRPSFDAILYFYQSGGRLRRPVNVPLDIFSEEIRFYELGEEAMEIFREDEGFIKEEERPLPDNEFQKQVWLLFEYPESSGPARIIAIISVTVILISIVSFCLETLPVFRDENEDMHGSGGNYYSYPNSTVRFQKSNTFTDPFFIVETLCIIWFSFEFLVRFLACPSKAVFFTNLMNIIDIVAIIPYFITLGTELAEKTEDGQQGQQAMSLAILRVIRLVRVFRIFKLSRHSKGLQILGQTLKASMRELGLLIFFLFIGVILFSSAVFFAEADERDSQFPSIPDAFWWAVVSMTTVGYGDMVPTTIGGKIVGSLCAIAGVLTIALPVPVIVSNFNYFYHRETEGEEQAQYLQVTSCPKIPSSPDLQKSRSASTLSKSDYMEIQEGVNHSNEDFREKNLKTANCTLGNTNYVNITKMLTDV from the coding sequence ATGACCGTTGCAACCGGAGATCTGACAGATGAAGCGTCGGCTTTGCCAGGTCACCCACAGGACAGTTATGACCCTGAACCAGATCATGAGTGTTGCGAAAGAGTGGTTATTAATATTTCAGGACTGCGGTTTGAAACGCAGCTGAAAACCTTGTCTCAGTTCCCTGAAACTTTACTCGGGGATCCTAAAAAAAGGATGAGATACTTTGATCCCTTGAGGAATGAGTATTTTTTTGACAGAAACAGGCCAAGTTTTGATGCTATCTTATACTTTTACCAGTCTGGTGGCAGATTAAGGAGACCTGTAAATGTGCCCTTGGATATATTTTCAGAAGAAATCCGGTTCTATGAACTTGGTGAAGAAGCCATGGAAATCTTCCGGGAAGATGAaggatttattaaagaagaagAACGCCCTTTGCCAGACAATGAATTTCAAAAACAAGTGTGGCTCTTGTTTGAGTATCCTGAGAGCTCGGGACCAGCCAGGATTATAGCTATCATATCAGTTACGGTTATATTAATATCAATTGTCAGCTTTTGCCTTGAAACTTTACCAGTTTTCAGAGATGAAAATGAAGACATGCACGGAAGTGGAGGAAATTACTACTCATACCCCAATAGCACAGTGCgatttcaaaaatcaaatactTTTACAGATCCTTTCTTCATTGTGGAGACTCTGTGCATCATCTGGTTTTCTTTTGAGTTTCTGGTTCGTTTCCTCGCCTGCCCAAGTAAAGCTGTCTTTTTTACCAACCTCATGAACATCATTGATATAGTTGCAATCATCCCTTACTTTATTACATTAGGCACGGAGCTGGCAGAAAAAACTGAAGATGGGCAACAGGGCCAGCAAGCAATGTCTTTAGCAATTCTTAGAGTTATCAGACTGGTTAGAGTATTTAGGATCTTTAAGCTCTCTAGACATTCAAAGGGTCTACAAATCTTGGGGCAGACTCTGAAAGCCAGCATGAGGGAATTGGGACTCctaatattttttctctttattggcGTTATACTCTTTTCTAGTGCAGTGTTTTTTGCTGAAGCTGATGAGAGAGATTCTCAGTTTCCCAGCATCCCAGATGCCTTCTGGTGGGCTGTAGTTTCCATGACAACAGTAGGCTATGGAGACATGGTCCCTACAACAATAGGTGGCAAAATAGTAGGCTCTCTGTGTGCAATTGCAGGCGTATTAACCATTGCCTTACCTGTCCCTGTTATAGTATCCAACTTCAATTACTTCTATCATAGAGAGACAGAGGGGGAGGAGCAAGCACAATATCTGCAAGTAACCAGCTGTCCAAAGATCCCTTCATCCCCTGACCTTCAAAAGAGCAGAAGTGCCTCCACTCTGAGTAAATCGGACTACATGGAAATTCAGGAAGGGGTAAATCATAGCAATGAAGATTTTAGAGAGAAGAACTTAAAAACTGCAAATTGCACATTAGGAAACACAAATTATGTTAATATAACCAAAATGCTAACTGATGTTTAA